A window of Streptomyces sp. NBC_01241 genomic DNA:
AGCGCCCCTACTCAGGGCCGTAGGCCTCAAGAAGTCGTACGGGAGGACCGAGGCGCTGCGCGGCGCGTCCGTCGATCTCCACGCAGGCGAGATCCTCGCCGTCACCGGCGCCAGCGGCAGCGGAAAGTCCACGCTGCTGCACTGCCTGGCGGGGATCGTCCGTCCCGACGAGGGTTCGGTCGATTACGCGCAGGAGCGGATCGACCGGTTGCCCGAGGCGCGGCTCAGCGAGCTGCGGCGCTCCGATTTCGGCGTGGTGTTCCAGTTCGGGCAGCTGATCCCAGAGCTCTCCGCACTCGACAACGTGGCACTGCCGCTGCTGCTCGCGGGGACGGCCCGCGCTGCGGCGCACGCGCGGGCGGACGAGTGGCTGGCGCGCTTCGGAGTGCGGAATCAGGCCGCTCTGCGCCCCGGCGAGTTGAGTGGCGGCCAGGGCCAACGGATCGCGTTGGCACGGGCGTTGGTTACCCGACCGAAGGCCGTCTTCGCGGATGAGCCGACCGGCGCGCTCGACTCGCTCGCCGGGGAACAGGTGATGACCTCTCTGCTGCACGCCGCCCGTGAGTCCGGCACCGCGGTGCTGTTGATCACCCATGACGCACAGATCGCCGCGTACGCGGACCGGGAGGTGTGGCTGCATGACGGAGTCGTCCACTCCGGCACGGCCCAGGTCAACGCTCAGGACGCCGTTCAGGGCGCCGACCGGGTCACCGCCCGGCAGATCGCCCGGGAAGTCCCCCAGGAGGCCGCGCACCATGAAGGCTGACGTCCACATCGCCTGGATACTGACCCGTGGCTCGGACCGCCGCGAGTGGTGGCGGATCTCGCTCACCGCGTTGGGCGCCCTGCTCGCCACGGGCTTCGCACTCGCGGCGGTCACGGTCGCTGCTGTCTCGGGTCAGGTATCGATCCCGTACGGGCACGGCCTGCTGAACCAGCCGGGCGAGCGCGCCGGTGTGGTCCTCACGCTGCTGCTCCTGCTCGTCCCCGTGCTCGGCTTCCTCGGTCAGTGCGCCCGCATCGGCGCCGTGCACCGCGACCGGCGGATGGCCGGGCTGCGGCTCGCGGGGGCGTCGCCCGCGCAGGTGCGGCGCATTTCGGCGCTGGAGTCCGCGTTCGCGTGCCTGGCGGGATCGGCCGGCGCGCTGGCCGTCTTCACCGCGGTCCTCGCCGGCGCCGGTCACATGCCGCCGCCGGCGGCATGGGCGGCCTTCATGCTGGTTGTCCTCGCCGTGCCGGTCGTGGCCGCGCTCGTGAGCGCACTCGCCCTGCGGCGGGTGGTCGCCTCGCCGCTCGGCTGGGTGCGCCGTGTCCGGCCGGACAGCGGACCCCGGACGTTGCTCGCGCTCCTGGTCCCGACGGCGCTGATCGCCGTGGCGCTCTTCGTCCTTGCCGACCGCAACAACCGTCCCGGCGGGGTGCCCGTCCCGTTCATGGTGTTCGCCGTGGTGCTTCTCACCGGAGCGGGTGCGGTCTGGCTGGCCGGAGCGACAGCTTCCTTCATGGGTCGGCGGCTGACCCTCCGCGCGAAGAGCCCCGCAGTGCTGATCGCCGCGGGCCGGCTCAAGGACGACCCGTGGGCCGCCGCGCGCACCCACGCCGCTCTGCTGCTGGTGACCGTCGTCGGGGTGGGTTTCGTTGGCGTGCGGCAGGTGCTGCTCGACGAGTTGCACCGGCGGAGCGGCTACACGGCGGAGGACCTCGACTTCTACACCACGGGGATCGACCTCGCCGGGACCGCAGTCCTGGTGGCTCTCGTCATCAGCCTCTTCGGCCTCGCGGTGGGCACCGCCGAATCCATCGCCACCCGGCGCCGGGGTCTCGCCGCCCAGACCGCGGCCGGGGTACCGCGCGTGGTGCTGGCAAGGACCCTCCTCCTGGAGACGGCACTCCCCATGGCCCCTGCGGTCCTGGTCGCGGGCATCGGTGGCATGGCGGTGCACGTCGCGTACGCCACCCTCGTCGCGCCCGGATCCGTCCCTTCGATGCTCCCGCTGCTCGTACCCGTGCTGGTGTACGCCGCCTGCCTGCTGGCCGCGGCGACGTCGCTGCCGCTGCTGCGGCGCACGGCGCACCCCGCAGAGCTGCGGTTCGCGTAGCAGGCGGCACTCCGCCGAGCCGCACCTCCCCGAGAGATGCGGAAGCCCGGATCGTCACGCTGAGATGCCATCGATCCGGGCCATCGCGTCGTCCGCGCCGAACGGTTGCAAGTACGGCAGCCAGCGCGGATCGCGGTGTCCCGTCCCGATGATGCGCCAGGCGAGGCCCGTCGGCGGGGCAGGCGTCTGATGCAGCCGCCAGCCGAGCTCCGGCAGGTGCCGGTCCGCCTTGACGTGGTTGCAGCGGCGGCAGGCCGCCACGACGTTGTCCCAGGCGTGCTGTCCGCCGCGGCTGCGCGGAATGACGTGGTCGACGCTGGTCGCGGCGGCGCCGCAGTACATGCAGCGGCCCCCGTCCCGGGCGAAGAGCGCCCTGCGGGTGAGCGGTACGGGCCCCCGGTAGGGGACCCGTACGAACCGCTTCAGGCGGACGACGCTGGGGGCCGGGACGGCCCGGGTGGCGCTGTGCATGAAGGCGCCCGACTCCTCAAGACAGATGGCCTTGTTTTCGAGCACGAGGACGAGCGCGCGGCGGAGCGGTACGACGCCGAGCGGCTCGTACGACGCGTTGAGAACCAGGACATGCGGCACGGTGGATGCCTCCTTGTACGCCGGCGGCGCGTGGCTCGCGCCGGGACGATCCGATCTCAGTTTCTCCTTACGCCTGGTCGAAGCGCCACCACGTGCGGGTAACGGGCCGGAAGGATTTTTCTCCGGTGTCGGCCGCCCGTGCCGCCGCAGCGGGCCGGAACAGGCGCTTCCGGGCCGCTGCCGCGCAGGCCGCGGCCTGATGTGCGATCGGACACATGACGCCCGTGCGGGCTCCGTCCCGTAACCTCCGCGCTTTCCCCGAATCCCCTCGTGAGGCGCGTCTCTCCCCCCGGTCACGGCAAGGGAACACTCCCGATGCCCCGTTAGTGTGGTGGGGCCGCCGTCGCCCACCTGGAGGTTCCACCGTGTTCCTGTCCGCCCTGTTGGCCGCAGCTCCGTCGCCCGGGCCGGGCGGCTCGCTGGACGAGGCCGCCGAACAGGCCGGCAACGCCGCGGGCTGGGTGCAGGAGAACTGGTCCACCTGGCTGAACACCGGTCTGCGCATCGTGCTCATCGCCGCGATCGCGATCGTGTTGCGCATCGCGATCCGCCGTGCTCTCACCAAGCTCATCGACCGGATGAACCGCAGCGCCCAGGCGGTGGAGGGCACCGCGCTGGGCGGGCTGCTGGTCAATGCGGAACGCCGCCGTCAGCGCTCCGAGGCGATCGGTTCCGTACTCCGCTCGGTCGCTTCGTTCCTGATCCTCGGCACGGCCGCGCTGATGATCCTGGGCGCGTTCCAGATCAATCTGGCCCCGCTGCTGGCCTCCGCCGGTGTGGCCGGTGTGGCGCTCGGTTTCGGTGCGCGCAACCTGGTCACCGACTTCCTCTCCGGCGTCTTCATGATCCTGGAGGATCAGTACGGCGTGGGCGACACCGTGGACGCGGGCGTCGCCTCCGGTGAGGTCATCGAGGTCGGTCTGCGGGTCACCAAGCTGCGCGGCGACAACGGCGAGATCTGGTACGTCCGCAACGGCGAGGTGAAGCGGATCGGCAACCTCAGCCAGGGCTGGTCGACGGCCGGCGTCGATGTGCCCGTGCGCCCCACGGAGGACCTGGACGAGGTCCGTACGGTGATCACCGAGGCCGCCACGGCGATGGCCAAGGAGGACCCGTGGAACGAGCGGCTGTGGGGTCCCGTGGAGATCCTGGGCCTGGACGCCGTGACGCTGGACTCGATGACGGTCCGGGTGACCGCGAAGACGATGCCGGGCAAGGCGCTGGGGGTGGAGCGCGAGCTGCGCTGGCGGATCAAGCGGGCCTTCGACGAGTCGGGCATCCGGATGATCGGCGCCGTCCCGCCCCAGGCGGACGAGCCGTCCGCGGCCGACCCGACGGCCGCCATGGCCGCCCCCTCGGCGTACGCGTCGGCGACGTCACCGCAGTCCCTGGCCGCGACACCGATCACCCCGCCGCCGAACATGTCGAAGTAGGACCGGCGGTACGAGTCCGCCGTTCGGGTGAGGGGCGCTCCGCGAAGTCGGCGGGGCGCCCCTCACGCATGTGCCGATGAAGCGAGTCGACGTGAACTCAACTCGGTTCCTCCGTAGCCTGATTGGGGATGCGTCGCCGAGAACCCCACGTTCCGGAGGCGGCCCAGGTAACGCTTTGGTTGCCACCGGGGCACCGCCCATTGACGCCCCGGTGACGCGCGCATACCGTCCTCTCACCGAATAGGAAACTTTCCTAACAGAGGGCAGGTGCAGTGCTCATGGCCGGAACCACACCGGGCACCCCCCGCGTTCTGCGGGCCATGAACGACCGGGCCGCCCTCGATCTGATGCTGGAGCACGGGCCCCTCTCCAGGACCCGGATCGGGAAGCTGACCGGCCTCTCCAAGCCCACCGCGTCGCAGCTGCTGGCGCGGCTGGAGGCGGCCGGGCTGGTCGTCGCGACCGGGACCGTGGCCGGGCGGCCGGGGCCCAACGCCCAGCTGTACGCGGTGAACGCGCGGGCCGCGCATGTCGCGGGGCTGGATGTGAACGCCCACCGGATCGTCGCCGCCGTCGCCGACGTGACGGGGGAGACGGTCGGGGAGTTCGAGCTGCGCACCCCGGGACGGCGCGCCGACTCCGTGGTACGGCAGGTGACGGAGGCACTGGACGGGGCGGTCAAGGACGCCGGGCTCACCCACGCCGATGTGCACCGGGTCGTCATCGGCACCCCGGGCGCCTTCGACCCCGGAACGGGGCGGCTGCGGTACGCCTCGCATCTGCCCGGCTGGCACTCCCCCACCCTGCTGGACGAGCTGGCCGCGTTCCTGTCGATGCCGGTCGAGTACGAGAACGACGTGAACCTGGTCGCGGTGGCCGAGCAGCGGCTCGGTGCGGCGCGCGGGCACGACGACTTCGTCCTGCTGTGGAACGAGGAGGGGCTCGGTGCCGCTCTCGTCATCAACGGGCGGCTGCACCGGGGCTTCACCGGTGGTGCCGGCGAGGTCGGCTTCCTGCCGGTGCCGGGCGCCCCGCTGGTCCGCCAGGTCACCAAGGCGAACTCCGGCGGCTTCCAGGAGCTGGCGGGCGCGCAGGTGCTGGCCCGGCTGGCCCGGGAGCTCGGCATCGACGACGCGCCGGTCCGCGGCCCGGGCACCCATCATGAGGTCGCGGCCGGCCTGATCAGCCGGGCCGCCGAGGCCGCGGAGTCGGGCGAGGACGGCCCGTACCCCCGGCTCCTCGATCTGTTCGCCACGGGCCTCGCGACCGGCCTCGCCTCGATGGTCGCCGTACTGGACCCGGAAATCGTCGTGCTGTCCGGCGAGCTGATCACGGCCGGCGGGGAACAGCTGCGCGGCCGGGTCGAGTCCGAGCTCGCCGAGCTGGCGGCCTCCCGGCCCCGGCTGATCGCCGGGGCTGTGACGCATCGCCCCGTCCTGCGCGGCGCGCTGGAGAGCGCACTCGCCACCACGCGTGACGAAGTCTTCGACACGTCACGCTGATCCCCTATTCCGCCGTCACCCTTCGCCCTTCATCCTCCAACGGGAGTCACCGCCATGTCCGGAAACCGCCGGAAGACGGCCGCCGCGCTCGCCGCGACCGCCGCGATATCGCTGTTCGCCTCCGCCTGTACGGGGCAGAGCAACTCCGGTGCCAGTGATGACGCGTCCAAGGACACGACCATCAACTTCTGGCACGGCTGGAGTGCCCCGAGCGAGGTCGCGGGAATCCAGGCCACGATCGACGCCTTCACCAAGGCGCACCCCAACATCCATGTGAAGGTCGTCGGCAACATGACCGACGACAAGATCAACCAGGCTCTGCGGGCGGGCGGTTCGAAGGCCCCGGACGTCGTCTCGTCGTTCACCACGAACAACGTCGGAAAGTTCTGCTCGTCGAAGGCCTTCGTCGATCTGAACCCCTTCCTGAAGAAGGACGGGATCGACCCGGACAAGACCTTCCCCAAGGCGATGAACGAGTACACGCAGTTCGACGGTGTGCGCTGCACCGTGCCGCTGCTCGGTGACGCGTACGGCCTCTACTACAACAAGGACGCCTTCAAGGCCGCCGGCATCACCGCTCCCCCGAAGACCTGGTCCGAATTCGCCGAGGACGCCAAGAAGCTGACGAAGACCAAGGGCGATTCGTACGAGCAGCTCGGTTTCATGCCGAACTACCACGGCTACGAGTCGACGGCCGAGCACTACCTCGGCAGCTGGAACCCGAAGTACTTCGACGCGGACGGCAAGTCGAACATCGCCAAGGACCCGGCGTTCGCCACCATGCTCACCGCCCAGAAGAAGCTGGTCGACGACCTGGGCGGCTACGCGAAGCTGGAGAAGTACCGTACGGCGTTCGGCGACGAGTGGGGCGCCAAGCACCCGTTCCACACGGGCCAGGTGGCCATGCAGCTGGACGGCGAGTGGCGGCTCGGGATGGCCGAGGAGACCAAGCCGAAGTTCGAGATCGGGGTGGCTCCGATGCCCGTCGCCGACGACGAGGCCGACACCTACGGCAAGGGCTATCTGACCGGCACCATCGCCGGCATCGCCGCCACCTCGAAGAAGCAGAACGCGGCCTGGGAACTGGTGAAGTTCATGACGACCGACACCGACGCGGTGGTCGACTTCGCCAACGCCATTCACAATGTGCCGTCCACGCTGGAGGCGCTGAAGTCGCCGCGGCTGAAGTACGACCCGCGGTTCAAGACGTTCCTGGACATCGCCGCGAACCCGGAGAGCACCACCACCCCGCCCTCGGTGAACGGCGGCGCGTACCTGGTGTCCCTGCAGAACCTCGGATTCGACATCGAGAAGGGCAAGCGGACGGACATCAAGGCGGGTCTGGAGAAGACCGCCGAGGAAATCGACGCCGCGATCGCGCAGGCGAAGTAGCACCGCGATGAGCACGAGCACGAGTACGCGTACGAGCACGGGTGCGGGCACGTACACACTCCGTTCGAAGCGCCGCCGGTCGGCGCTTCGGACGGCGGCCTTCATGTCGCCGTGGCTGATCGGGTTCTGCGTCTTCTTCGCCTACCCGCTGATCTCCACGCTCTATTTCTCCTTCACCAGCTACGACGGTTTCGCGGCCCCGGAATTCAGCGGGCTGAAGAACTGGTCGTTCGTCTTCACCGACTACCCGCTGTTCTGGCCCGCACTGCGCAACACACTCTGGCTGGTCGTCGTCATGGTGACCTGCCGGGTGGTGTTCGGCCTCGGGGTCGGACTGCTGATCACGAAGATCAAGACGGGCGCCGGGGTCTTCCGCACCCTGTTCTACCTGCCGTACCTGGCCCCGCCGGTCGCGGCGACCCTCGGCTTCGTCTTCCTGCTCAACCCGGGTACGGGGCCGGTCAATTCGATCCTCGGCGAGCTGGGACTGCCCACGCCGGGCTGGTTCACCGACGCCACCTGGTCCAAGCCGGCGCTGACCGCGCTCGCGGTGTGGGGGGTGGGCGACCTGATGGTGATCTTCATGGCCGCGCTGCTCGACGTACCGAAGGAGCAGTACGAGGCGGCGGCGCTGGACGGGGCGTCCTCGTTCCAGCGGTTCCGCTTCGTCACCCTGCCGAACATCTCGCCGATCGTGATGTTCGCCGTGGTCACCGGGATCATCCAGACCATGCAGTACTACACCCAGCCACTCGTGGCGGGGAAGGTCGCCTCGGGCGTGATGGGCGGCTCCGGGCAGCAGTTCGAACCGGGGTATCCCGACAAGTCGACACTGACGCTTCCGCAGCTCGTCTACAACCTCGGCTTCCAGCGCTTCGACTACGGCTCCGCCTGCGTGGTCGCGCTCGTTCTCTTCGTACTCGCCATGGCGTTCACCGCACTGCTGATGCGGCGCCGCAGCGGGCTGATCCAGGCAGGTGAGTGACGTGGCGCAGGGTCTCGACACCCTCAAGGCAGCCGACCGGGCGACCCGACCGGTCACCCCGGCCGAGCACACGGCACGCCGCAAGGCGCTGCTGCACTGGATCGCCGTGCATTCGCTCGGCGTCGCGGCCGCGCTCTTCTTCGTGCTGCCGTTCGTCTTCCTGCTGCTCACCTCGCTGATGAGCGACCAGCAGGCGCTGACCCGCGATCTGTGGCCGCACCCCTTCGAATGGAGCAACTACCGGAAGGTGTTCGACACCCCGGGCTTCCTGACCTGGTGGAAGAACACCCTGCTGTACGCGGGGCTCGGCACCGTCCTCACCGTCGTGTCGTCGCTGCCCGTGGCGTACGCGCTCGCCAAGTTCCGCTTCCGCGGCCGGCATCTGTCGCTGATGCTCGTCATCTCGATGATGATGCTGCCGCCGCAGGTCGTCGTCATCCCGATGTATCTGTTCTGGGCGAAGCAGCTGGACCTGTCCGGCACGCTCTGGCCGCTGATCATCCCGATGGCCTTCGGTGACGCGTTCTCCATCTTCCTGCTGCGGCAGTTCCTGCTGACCATTCCGAACGAGTACCTCGACGCGGCCAAGGTCGACGGCTGCAGTGAGTTCCGCACACTGCTGCGGGTCGTCGTGCCGATGGCCAAGCCGGGCATCGCCGCCGTCGCGCTCTTCCAGTTCTTCTACGCCTGGAACGACTACTTCGGCCCGCAGATCTACGCCTCCGAGAACCCGGCCGCCTGGACGCTCAGTTACGGCCTGGAATCCTTCAAGGGCGCACACCACACCGACTGGAACCTGACCATGGCCGCGACCGTACTGGTCATGGCCCCCGTGATCCTCGTCTTCTTCTTCGCTCAAAAGGCTTTCGTCGAGGGCGTCACACTGACCGGAGTAAAGGGCTGACCTATGAAGCTCGCAGTAGTTGGTGGCGGGTCCACCTACACACCTGAACTGATCGACGGCTTCGCCCGGCTGCGGGACACGCTGCCCATCGAAGAGCTCGTGCTCGTCGACCCGGCGGCCGACCGTCTCGAACTCGTCGGCGGCCTCGCCCGGCGGATCTTCGCCAAGCAGGACCACCCGGGAAGGATCGTCACCACCTCGGACCTCGACGCGGGCGTCGCCGACGCCGACGCGGTCCTGCTCCAGTTGCGCGTCGGCGGCCAGGCCGCCCGCAACCAGGACGAGACGTGGCCGCTGGAGTGCGGCTGCGTCGGCCAGGAGACCACCGGGGCCGGCGGCCTCGCCAAGGCGCTGCGCACCGTCCCGGTCGTCCTGGACATCGCCGAGCGGGTCCGCCGCACCAACCCGGACGCCTGGATCATCGACTTCACCAACCCGGTCGGCATCGTCACCCGGGCGCTGCTCCAGGCCGGGCACAAGGCCGTCGGCCTGTGCAACGTGGCGATCGGCTTCCAGCGGAAGTTCGCCCGGCTCCTCGACGTCACCCCCGGTGAGGTGCACCTCGACCATGTCGGGCTCAACCACCTGACCTGGGAGCTCGGGGTCCGCCTCGGCGGCCCGGACGGCGAGAACGTCCTGCCGCGGCTGCTCGCCGAGCACGGTGACACCATCGCGGCCGATCTGCGCATGCCCCGGGCGATCGTCGACCGGCTCGGCGTCGTCCCCTCGTACTACCTGCGTTACTTCTACGCGCACGACGAGGTCGTACGGGAGCTCGGCACCAAGCCGTCCCGGGCGGCCGAGGTCGCCGCGATGGAGAAGGAACTCCTCGCCATGTACGGCGACCCGGCGCTGGACGAGAAGCCCGCGCTGCTCGCCAAGCGCGGCGGCGCCTTCTACTCGGAGGCGGCGGTGGACCTGGCGTCCTCACTGCTCGGCTCGGGCGGCAGCCCGGTGCAGGTGGTCAACACGTACAACAGGGGGACGCTGCCGTTCCTGCCGGACGACGCGGTGATCGAGGTGCAGGCCAGGGTCGACGGGACGGGCGCGACACCGCTCGCCGTGCCGGAGCTGGACCCGCTGTACGCCGGTCTGATCGCCAACGTGACGGCGTACGAGGACCTCGCCCTGGAGGCCGCGCTTCGCGGGGGGCGGGACACCGGGCGGGCGGGCGGGAGAAACGCAGTGTTCAAGGCGCTGCTCGCGCATCCGTTGATCGGCCAGTTCGAGTATGCCGAGGCGCTCACCGACAAGCTGATCGCGCACAACCGGGAGCACCTGGCGTGGGCGTGAACGTTTCGGTCCTCGCGATCGATGCGGGGAACAGCAAGACCGATGTGGCGCTGATCGGTGAGGACGGAACAGTGCTGGCGACGGCCCGCGGCGGTGGTTTCCAGCCACCGGTCGTCGGCGTGGAGGCGGCGTTGGACGTCCTGGCCCCGCTGCTCGGACAGGCCCTGGCCAGGTCCGGGCGGAGCGTCGACGGCGTGGAGCATGTGTCGGCGTGCCTGGCGAACGTCGATCTTCCGGTGGAGGAGGCCGAGTTGACCGAGGCCCTGGTCCGCAGGGAGTGGGGCCGCACGGTCGAGGTGCGCAACGACACGTTCGCGATACTGCGCGCCGGGGTGGACGAGCCCCGGGGCGTGGCCGTGGTCTGCGGTGCGGGGATCAACTGTGTCGGCATGGTGCCGGACGGGCGGACCGCGCGCTTCCCCGCCATAGGCCGGATATCCGGTGACTGGGGCGGCGGTTCGGGGCTGGCCGAGGAGGCCATGTGGTTCGCCTCACGGGCCGAGGACGGCCGCGGTGAGCCGACCGAGCTGGCGCGCACGCTGCCCGCGCACTTCGGGCTCGACTCGATGTACGCGCTGATCGAGGCGCTGCACCTGGGCCGGGTCGGGTCCGAGCGCCGGCACGAGCTGACTCCGGTGCTCTTCGCGACCGCGGCGGCCGGGGACCCGGTGGCGGGCGCGCTGGTGGACCGGCTGGCGGAGGAGGTCGTCGCGATGGCGTCGGTCGCGCTGGGCAGGCTGGACCTGCTGGACGAGGAGGCGCCGGTGGTGCTGGGCGGCAGCGTGCTGGCGGCCCGGCACCCGCGGTTGGACGGCAGGATCGCCGAACTTCTCGCGGTACGCGCCCCGAAAGCGGTCGTCCGGGTGGTGACGGAGCCGCCGGTGCTGGGGGCCGCGCTGCTCGGCCTGGACCACATGGGGGCGGCGGCCGGGGTCCGCGAGAGGCTGCGTGCGCAGTACAGGTGATCCGGCCGGTCTCTTCCCTGGGGCGTCCCGCGGCGATTCGCGTCGCGGGATGCCCCTTGCGTACGGGAACCGATCAGTTGTCCCGAACGTGTTCACGGGTAGGGAGATCGGTCCGCTTCGGGGACTGGTCCGCCGATCGGCTTGATCGGCGGCTCAGGCCTTGATCGAATACGTGTGATCGCGTCCGGGTGCGTGTGCTCGCGTCCTCGTACGTGTGATCGCATCCGTGGATCGATGCAGGATCCGGGCGTTCGTGGTGTGGATGTCGGTCCCTGCGGCCATACTTCTGGCCGGGCACCATCCCCCGACCGGCCGGGGGCCGGGCCACCGTCAGTGACCGAGGGGGAGGTCGGGTGACACACCCGCCGAATGTACGCACCGCGCCGGAACACCCGCGGGCGCAGCCGCCCGTGCCCGCGACCGTGCCTGTTCCGCCGCAGCGCGGCGTCTGGTCCGTGACGGCGGAACGACTGCGGGCCGCGGCGACGACCGAACCGGGCAGGCTGCGGATCGTCGGGGCCGTACTGGCCCTGCTCGTCGTCGCGTTCGGGGCCGTGACGGCCTTCGAGATCGCCGACCGGGCGTCCGCCGCGGACGACGTGGTGGGCCGCAGTCAGCCGCTGAGCGCCGACGCGGCGGCCATCTACCGCTC
This region includes:
- a CDS encoding ABC transporter substrate-binding protein, yielding MSGNRRKTAAALAATAAISLFASACTGQSNSGASDDASKDTTINFWHGWSAPSEVAGIQATIDAFTKAHPNIHVKVVGNMTDDKINQALRAGGSKAPDVVSSFTTNNVGKFCSSKAFVDLNPFLKKDGIDPDKTFPKAMNEYTQFDGVRCTVPLLGDAYGLYYNKDAFKAAGITAPPKTWSEFAEDAKKLTKTKGDSYEQLGFMPNYHGYESTAEHYLGSWNPKYFDADGKSNIAKDPAFATMLTAQKKLVDDLGGYAKLEKYRTAFGDEWGAKHPFHTGQVAMQLDGEWRLGMAEETKPKFEIGVAPMPVADDEADTYGKGYLTGTIAGIAATSKKQNAAWELVKFMTTDTDAVVDFANAIHNVPSTLEALKSPRLKYDPRFKTFLDIAANPESTTTPPSVNGGAYLVSLQNLGFDIEKGKRTDIKAGLEKTAEEIDAAIAQAK
- a CDS encoding N-acetylglucosamine kinase; translated protein: MGVNVSVLAIDAGNSKTDVALIGEDGTVLATARGGGFQPPVVGVEAALDVLAPLLGQALARSGRSVDGVEHVSACLANVDLPVEEAELTEALVRREWGRTVEVRNDTFAILRAGVDEPRGVAVVCGAGINCVGMVPDGRTARFPAIGRISGDWGGGSGLAEEAMWFASRAEDGRGEPTELARTLPAHFGLDSMYALIEALHLGRVGSERRHELTPVLFATAAAGDPVAGALVDRLAEEVVAMASVALGRLDLLDEEAPVVLGGSVLAARHPRLDGRIAELLAVRAPKAVVRVVTEPPVLGAALLGLDHMGAAAGVRERLRAQYR
- a CDS encoding mechanosensitive ion channel family protein; this translates as MFLSALLAAAPSPGPGGSLDEAAEQAGNAAGWVQENWSTWLNTGLRIVLIAAIAIVLRIAIRRALTKLIDRMNRSAQAVEGTALGGLLVNAERRRQRSEAIGSVLRSVASFLILGTAALMILGAFQINLAPLLASAGVAGVALGFGARNLVTDFLSGVFMILEDQYGVGDTVDAGVASGEVIEVGLRVTKLRGDNGEIWYVRNGEVKRIGNLSQGWSTAGVDVPVRPTEDLDEVRTVITEAATAMAKEDPWNERLWGPVEILGLDAVTLDSMTVRVTAKTMPGKALGVERELRWRIKRAFDESGIRMIGAVPPQADEPSAADPTAAMAAPSAYASATSPQSLAATPITPPPNMSK
- a CDS encoding FtsX-like permease family protein, which produces MKADVHIAWILTRGSDRREWWRISLTALGALLATGFALAAVTVAAVSGQVSIPYGHGLLNQPGERAGVVLTLLLLLVPVLGFLGQCARIGAVHRDRRMAGLRLAGASPAQVRRISALESAFACLAGSAGALAVFTAVLAGAGHMPPPAAWAAFMLVVLAVPVVAALVSALALRRVVASPLGWVRRVRPDSGPRTLLALLVPTALIAVALFVLADRNNRPGGVPVPFMVFAVVLLTGAGAVWLAGATASFMGRRLTLRAKSPAVLIAAGRLKDDPWAAARTHAALLLVTVVGVGFVGVRQVLLDELHRRSGYTAEDLDFYTTGIDLAGTAVLVALVISLFGLAVGTAESIATRRRGLAAQTAAGVPRVVLARTLLLETALPMAPAVLVAGIGGMAVHVAYATLVAPGSVPSMLPLLVPVLVYAACLLAAATSLPLLRRTAHPAELRFA
- a CDS encoding ROK family transcriptional regulator, translating into MAGTTPGTPRVLRAMNDRAALDLMLEHGPLSRTRIGKLTGLSKPTASQLLARLEAAGLVVATGTVAGRPGPNAQLYAVNARAAHVAGLDVNAHRIVAAVADVTGETVGEFELRTPGRRADSVVRQVTEALDGAVKDAGLTHADVHRVVIGTPGAFDPGTGRLRYASHLPGWHSPTLLDELAAFLSMPVEYENDVNLVAVAEQRLGAARGHDDFVLLWNEEGLGAALVINGRLHRGFTGGAGEVGFLPVPGAPLVRQVTKANSGGFQELAGAQVLARLARELGIDDAPVRGPGTHHEVAAGLISRAAEAAESGEDGPYPRLLDLFATGLATGLASMVAVLDPEIVVLSGELITAGGEQLRGRVESELAELAASRPRLIAGAVTHRPVLRGALESALATTRDEVFDTSR
- a CDS encoding carbohydrate ABC transporter permease; this translates as MAQGLDTLKAADRATRPVTPAEHTARRKALLHWIAVHSLGVAAALFFVLPFVFLLLTSLMSDQQALTRDLWPHPFEWSNYRKVFDTPGFLTWWKNTLLYAGLGTVLTVVSSLPVAYALAKFRFRGRHLSLMLVISMMMLPPQVVVIPMYLFWAKQLDLSGTLWPLIIPMAFGDAFSIFLLRQFLLTIPNEYLDAAKVDGCSEFRTLLRVVVPMAKPGIAAVALFQFFYAWNDYFGPQIYASENPAAWTLSYGLESFKGAHHTDWNLTMAATVLVMAPVILVFFFAQKAFVEGVTLTGVKG
- a CDS encoding carbohydrate ABC transporter permease, with product MSPWLIGFCVFFAYPLISTLYFSFTSYDGFAAPEFSGLKNWSFVFTDYPLFWPALRNTLWLVVVMVTCRVVFGLGVGLLITKIKTGAGVFRTLFYLPYLAPPVAATLGFVFLLNPGTGPVNSILGELGLPTPGWFTDATWSKPALTALAVWGVGDLMVIFMAALLDVPKEQYEAAALDGASSFQRFRFVTLPNISPIVMFAVVTGIIQTMQYYTQPLVAGKVASGVMGGSGQQFEPGYPDKSTLTLPQLVYNLGFQRFDYGSACVVALVLFVLAMAFTALLMRRRSGLIQAGE
- a CDS encoding ABC transporter ATP-binding protein; its protein translation is MSTQAEQPARATAPLLRAVGLKKSYGRTEALRGASVDLHAGEILAVTGASGSGKSTLLHCLAGIVRPDEGSVDYAQERIDRLPEARLSELRRSDFGVVFQFGQLIPELSALDNVALPLLLAGTARAAAHARADEWLARFGVRNQAALRPGELSGGQGQRIALARALVTRPKAVFADEPTGALDSLAGEQVMTSLLHAARESGTAVLLITHDAQIAAYADREVWLHDGVVHSGTAQVNAQDAVQGADRVTARQIAREVPQEAAHHEG
- a CDS encoding 6-phospho-beta-glucosidase, which codes for MKLAVVGGGSTYTPELIDGFARLRDTLPIEELVLVDPAADRLELVGGLARRIFAKQDHPGRIVTTSDLDAGVADADAVLLQLRVGGQAARNQDETWPLECGCVGQETTGAGGLAKALRTVPVVLDIAERVRRTNPDAWIIDFTNPVGIVTRALLQAGHKAVGLCNVAIGFQRKFARLLDVTPGEVHLDHVGLNHLTWELGVRLGGPDGENVLPRLLAEHGDTIAADLRMPRAIVDRLGVVPSYYLRYFYAHDEVVRELGTKPSRAAEVAAMEKELLAMYGDPALDEKPALLAKRGGAFYSEAAVDLASSLLGSGGSPVQVVNTYNRGTLPFLPDDAVIEVQARVDGTGATPLAVPELDPLYAGLIANVTAYEDLALEAALRGGRDTGRAGGRNAVFKALLAHPLIGQFEYAEALTDKLIAHNREHLAWA
- a CDS encoding HNH endonuclease, with product MPHVLVLNASYEPLGVVPLRRALVLVLENKAICLEESGAFMHSATRAVPAPSVVRLKRFVRVPYRGPVPLTRRALFARDGGRCMYCGAAATSVDHVIPRSRGGQHAWDNVVAACRRCNHVKADRHLPELGWRLHQTPAPPTGLAWRIIGTGHRDPRWLPYLQPFGADDAMARIDGISA